The Lonchura striata isolate bLonStr1 chromosome 12, bLonStr1.mat, whole genome shotgun sequence genome includes a region encoding these proteins:
- the BSN gene encoding protein bassoon: MRGRGQPGPAAEGPRRTLQVDARSQGSGRSPSVSPERGSTPTSPYSVPQIAPLPSSTLCPICKTTELTSSPGQPNFNACTQCHSKVCNQCGFNPNPHLTQVKEWLCLNCQMQRALGMDMTTAPRSKSQQQLHSPSPSPSQSPAKHPQPPAADKTPPAPRPLPQEQPKPQPTTPQREPHGQGQPKPQEAARSSPQHQARSSPQHQQAKPSPSEQRKTPGDARAKPAAPAPGAGAPEQPQEGLTGKLFGFGASLLTQASTLMSVQPEAPAPSQPSPGKVPPKIVFSDASKEAGPKASGAQGRAGAAPAAKPGKAEQGVKPKEVPKARVSCPLCKAEINVGSSEPPNYNTCTTCRQQVCNMCGFNPTPHLVEKNEWLCLNCQTQRLLEGSLGDPAPMPLPTAKPPPAGSPRHQPPAAGQQRAPTPAPVPAEPAPPEQQPSPARSLRAAEQSRTPSPAPAEKKPPPPAEKKPPLPAEEKPLPKAAPEPSRAPESVAPKGKSMTPKPEVERKESQALPEAPRAKEQEDGSKPYPPDLSRSPQSLSDTGYSSDGISSSQSEITGLVQQEEEKLSSTGLAGQSPPSPSELTKLESSMRPLLEGRGAPTQSPERSKRRTEPQEDQRQQQRPRYLSITPEAFDSDEELEDILEEDEEWENQRERRESAESSDEFGSKLRHDYVEDSSEGGFSPVPPRSKGQEAEVTDEEFMRRQILEMSAEEDNLEEEEEGYGHTKYSVPKAGQKTEAEKGKEPASAKRRLPHGASSMYTEESKEVEAVEGDDLSTAQGGLRRFKTIELNSTTGYGREMEIGQEPDTSVDREPELEMESLTGSPEERSRGEYSSTLPATTPSYTSGTSPTSISSLEEDSDSSPSRRQRLEEVKQQRKARHRSHGPLLPTIEDSSEEEEMREEEELLREQEKMREVEQQRIRSTARKTKRDKEELRAQRRRERSKTPPSNLSPIEDASPTEELRQAAEMEELHRSSCSEYSPSIDSEAESFDAVASKLYKSGSEYNLPTFMSLYSPTEKVESAASQPISKPLKSAEEAYEEMMRKAEMMQKQQVQQAQPASSYSSTYQQVGYRSTEGQNGFDYQYGEEYQYDSGLTRPSQPDYSSALPKAGAVYEEILQTSQSISRMHQSSSFDLALKQGEKVKGQEEAYQEKRFLNAESAYADLLKQNGGPLTPGTSPTQLSAPVSFASSDSSTGKIIPDVRVTQHFAKEGQDLAKLQSAPATPSPVSKATTTPYAYSKGTSTVTTAAGSPGSALQSYSSPSPEAPSIAGRSYTPSKSTVSYGSQTEDTTRTRTVEISVQTAREKIPAVSDSKPTLPKTYTFFKSSSPPLSPTSPTQSPTRTTKATAEFSTQTQSPVLSYDGPSAAGPDTSSSMVAQGTQTPHRAGSPRLTRQASSQDSPFMVITLAADAASQTKPVSSGASTSPTSSPTRPSRQLLAHGYTQTPEPEQPTGAYIRAQTVKDHAQKAPAVTSATDSITGLYSWGPLPAENISLCRISSIPGTSRVEPGPKVPSSNAVDLRTALKSAPIIITDQGMDLTSLATEARKYCLTLDHIPNRQSTAIQPLIINLNAQEQPNAIIAAASTASLAIASPMILSQSKQPMVYGDPFQSRVDFGQGTGSPVCLAQVKQVEQGVQTATVRASGVASGKPEPTAAPQTKFARYGMPGQMVKKDVLLTQTGGTQNASGLPQSFPPEPGSEVYRAVPVELKSQSPLLALGGKKSQVMMVQMEEAATGPVTKVLKEEVPANVLDLTGMKPESQVACCDMVYKFPFGGSCTGAFNPTSKMPEKKTGEAAVMPGRKAGGPMYGSREPELPETFPYREQPAPAPAIYEEQKFYPASAFGRLYSSMSDTNLSEIGMSYYHTKGDQSFPAPAGDAAVDLSTMKHSYSVGFAEGGYLGQGPQYGSFSDLRQPGELLSHPFPMRRYSSASNIYSDYRFSNRGDLASFQESSLAHYSATTAREISRMCAALNSMDQYGGRHANGPDVLPYGPSTGQGGTGGLAAQQQGPVAPKPSGMYNPTFPEGRQGFSNLAQYNIPGVRLGAIRQMLPSTATVRAADGMIYSTINTPIASTLPITTQPASVLRPMLRGLYRPYGPGGVAAVPLTSLARLPVVTPRVPLAAQGLYRFPAPSRPAPAASMMETPVYLGKPVASTAPAAVGAAPAAKAPAAPAAPASGLQRAEPPPAAPRAEAPAAPAPPKEGGPVATAPKPSLDGAQREEREREEERQRKQQEHVLQLERERVELEKLRQLRLQEELERERAELQRHREKEQLLVQRELQELQCIKQQVLQQQQEERHAQLALQREQLAQQRLQLEHIHQLQHQLQQQLEEQKRQKTIFPTPVEPTARPPEGPAEAPRVLPHNGQAWPPPGQTPPEGPAGPRYPMPQRPLSSSASDMSLQVEESWEPGRGIKKRNSMPRLRDAYEKETFAARKMADSSVQTDEEDGEERFMLSRRRRTRRSADCSVQTDEEDSGEWEQPVRRRRSRASRHAEASTEGKTDGATRTASVGIQTISDCSVQTEPDQLLRVSPSIHITTHDPRVEIVKYISAPEKTQRGESLACQTEPEPAPQPGVVVPQLTVPTTIPPYSTNLQIVSTGPLDPHTVRQQTLGKFEKKKPDPLEIGYQSHLPAESLSQLVTRQPPRSPQVLYSPVSPLSPHRLLESSFATSERLNKAHVPPQKHFTTDLAQRQQTLPRPIKTMQRSLSDPKPISPTSEEAGKDRFSLYQHPLLPSSQVGGLQSSSLARKVKRTLPSPPPEEPHVPLASPAASQLYLSSLAPKATAPVTKASLLKELDRDLRLVEHEATKLRKKQAELDEEEKEIDAKLKYLELGITQRKESLLKDRVGGRDHPYLRYPGDRRDYLSDSELHSLRLAAYDSAGLRPAGQYPDYNAAAAAAAAAAAAASYGAYPYPAPQGPTAFPPPRLQHPQYPTASTSQDGLPAAPLPTFTSPGGFSAPGTAYPELGTPAQPGFQPQNPYQAPSAFAGAATVPAAHPTLYQSPADIAGGHQKPRQTSLADLEQKIPTNYEVISAATSSSAVPDVTLSTAPASSGYEQYKAPETRPAERTSTAPGPSASYSSESLYTSLEQNIPRNYVMIEDISELTKESPAVDGQKAEPVGTSTDSRHSREKSDLGDTEGSSRPCCYTKAEEESEEDIYDHHGPDHRGKNSYYRGTESNGRVSGSSTSSSYYYGDSEYRHSSRMDKHSSGTPLPKHSSKNLAPAVISSKRSKHRKQGMEQKISKFSPIEEAKDVESDLASYSTTTSIGSSNVASRAKKLQDEITYGLKKNVYEQQKYYGVSSRDLVDEEERVYSSSSRTRSSGYGVEKSSSREMGGRSKSYERESMERSQKVTSKPSSLSMSQSRGRAPMRSQPSEEESPVSPMGKSVGGSRTAGGPGPQSAGDPCSQFCSSHSLPDVQKHTKDVPRSHSYKHEEGYGMDDAHCVVSDSEAYHLGQEETDWFDKPREARAERVRHYGGHSSSQKRPPVKHTYHDYDEPPDEDPWQHDDYPQHREHRHHREYDRHAGSSRHASDEPPRRSSKQHPRESGRHEPRGHGPSAGPKKAQQPESRAPYGPSSADYAPSSRPAAHHHGTETPKAQKPSQPHGSATPAPKPEPLTHPQQPAARQQQAGQPAARQQPAARQAAQPASSAQPDTRGRTQGPPSSRPPQQQPGPAQAAGKAPATLHAQPGGHPAPATKVEPTDTSKPAAKVPQQPGRAPSAQPLGAAADSKAGPRAAGPRGPAGMATGQPGGEGESVFSKILPGGAAEQAGKLTEAVSAFGKKFTSFW; this comes from the exons AAGAACGAATGGCTGTGCTTGAACTGCCAAACTCAGCGGCTGCTGGAAGGCAGCCTCGGCGACCCTGCCCCAATGCCGCTGCCTACCGCAAAGCCGCCACCCGCCGGCTCCCCGCGGCACcagccgcccgccgccggccaGCAGAGAGCCCCGACACCGGCACCCGTGCCCGCCGAGCCAGCGCCCCCCGAGCAGCAGCCCTCGCCCGCCAGGAGCCTCCgggctgctgagcagagcaggaccccgagccctgccccggcggAGAAGAAGCCCCCACCGCCAGCAGAAAAGAAGCCCCCGCTGCCGGCAGAGGAAAAGCCCCTGCCCAAAGCTGCCCCGGAGCCTTCCAGAGCTCCTGAGAGCGTCGCTCCAAAGGGGAAGAGCATGACCCCCAAACCAGAGGTGGAGAGAAAGGAGAGCCAGGCACTCCCCGAGGCGCCACGGGcaaaggagcaggag GATGGCAGCAAGCCTTACCCCCCAGACCTTTCCCGCAGCCCCCAGAGCCTCAGCGACACCGGCTACTCCTCCGACGGCATCTCCAGCTCACAGAGCGAGATCACCGGCCTGGTAcagcaggaagaggagaagctgagcagcactgggctggctgggcagagcccccccagcccctctgagcTCACCAAGCTGGAGAGCAGCATGCGGCCTCTCCTGGAAGGCCGGGGTGCGCCAACACAGTCCCCTGAGCGTAGCAAGAGGCGCACAGAGCCACAGGAGGACCAGCGGCAACAGCAGCGGCCACGGTACCTCTCCATCACCCCTGAAGCCTTTGACTCAGACGAGGAGCTGGAGGACATCctggaagaggatgaggagtgGGAGAACCAGCGGGAACGTCGGGAGAGTGCGGAGTCCTCAGATGAGTTTGGCAGCAAGCTGCGGCATGACTATGTGGAGGACAGCAGCGAGGGGGGCttctccccagtgcccccccgGAGCAAGGGCCAGGAGGCAGAGGTGACAGATGAGGAGTTCATGCGGAGACAGATCCTGGAGATGAGTGCTGAGGAGGACAACctcgaagaggaggaggaaggctaTGGGCACACCAAGTACAGCGTCCCCAAAGCTGGTCAGAAGACCGAGGCAGAGAAGGGCAAAGAGCCAGCATCAGCCAAGCGGCGCCTGCCACATGGTGCCAGCAGCATGTACACAGAGGAGAGCAAAGAGGTGGAGGCAGTGGAGGGTGATGACTTGAGCACAGCCCAGGGTGGGCTGCGGCGATTCAAGACCATTGAGCTGAACAGCACAACTGGCTATGGCCGGGAGATGGAGATTGGCCAGGAGCCAGATACCAGTGTGGATCGGGAGCCCGAGCTGGAGATGGAGAGCCTGACAGGCTCCCCTGAGGAGCGCTCACGGGGCGAGTACTCATCCACCCTGCCAGCCACAACGCCCAGCTACACCTCAGGCACCTcacccacctccatctcctcacTGGAGGAGGACAGCGACAGCAGCCCCAGCCGCCGGCAGCGACTGGAGGAAGTGAAGCAGCAGAGGAAGGCTCGGCATCGCTCACATGGCCCCTTGCTGCCCACCATTGAGGATTCatctgaggaggaggagatgcgggaggaagaggagctccTGCGGGAGCAGGAGAAGATGCGGGAGGTGGAGCAGCAGCGCATCCGGAGCACAGCACGCAAGACCAAGCGTGacaaggaggagctgagggccCAGCGGAGGAGAGAGcgctccaaaaccccccccagCAATCTCTCCCCCATCGAGGACGCCTCCCCCACAGAGGAGCTGCGACAGGCGGCAGAGATGGAGGAGCTGcaccgctcctcctgctccgagtACTCGCCTTCCATTGACTCAGAAGCAGAGAGCTTCGATGCTGTGGCCTCCAAGCTGTACAAGTCTGGCAGTGAATACAACCTGCCCACTTTCATGTCACTATACTCCCCAACAGAGAAGGTGGAAAGTGCTGCCAGCCAGCCCATCAGCAAGCCCCTGAAAAGCGCTGAGGAAGCCTATGAGGAGATGATGCGGAAGGCAGAGATGATGCAGAAGCAGCAGGTCCAGCAGGCCCAGCCTGCCTCTTCCTACAGCAGCACCTACCAGCAGGTTGGCTACCGCAGTACTGAGGGCCAGAACGGCTTTGACTACCAATATGGCGAGGAATACCAGTACGACAGTGGCCTCACGCGCCCCTCCCAGCCCGACtattccagtgctctgccaaaGGCAGGAGCAGTGTATGAGGAGATCCTGCAGACCTCACAGAGCATCTCCAGAATGCACCAGTCCTCTTCCTTTGACCTGGCCCTCAAGCAGGGTGAGAAGGtgaaggggcaggaggaggcgTACCAGGAGAAGCGCTTCCTCAATGCAGAGAGCGCCTATGCTGACCTGCTGAAGCAGAACGGTGGCCCACTCACCCCTGGCAcaagccccacacagctctctgctccTGTCTCCTTCGCCAGCTCCGACAGCAGCACCGGCAAGATTATTCCTGATGTCCGAGTCACTCAGCATTTTGCAAAAGAGGGACAAGACCTAGCCAAGCTCCAGAGTGCCCCGGCAACACCCAGCCCAGTATCTAAGGCTACTACCACTCCTTATGCTTACAGCAAAGGCACCAGCACAGTGACaacagcagcaggcagccctGGGAGTGCACTGCAGAGCTACAGCTCACCAAGTCCAGAGGCCCCATCCATAGCTGGGAGAAGCTACACTCCATCAAAGAGCACTGTCAGCTATGGCTCACAGACCGAGGATACCACCAGAACCAGGACGGTGGAGATCAGCGTGCAGACAGCCAGGGAGAAGATCCCAGCCGTGAGTGACAGCAAGCCCACACTGCCCAAGACATACACCTTCTTCAAGAGCTCCAGCCCTCCACTCTCACCCACCTCACCCACACAGAGTCCCACACGCACCACAAAGGCCACAGCAGAGTTttccacacagacacagagcccAGTGCTCTCCTATGATGGTCCTTCTGCTGCTGGCCCGGACACCTCTTCCTCCATGGTGGCACAGGGGACGCAGACGCCGCACCGGGCAGGCTCGCCACGCCTGACTCGGCAGGCCTCCTCACAGGACTCCCCCTTCATGGTGATCACACTGGCAGCCGATGCAGCCAGCCAAACCAAGCCAGTCAGCTCTGGCGCCTCGACGTCTCCCACTTCGTCCCCCACCAGGCCAAGCcggcagctgctggcacatggTTACACCCAGACACCGGAGCCAGAGCAGCCAACAGGTGCCTACATCAGGGCACAGACAGTGAAGGACCATGCCCAGAAAGCACCTGCTGTGACTTCAGCCACTGACAGCATCACAGGACTGTACAGCTGGGGACCACTCCCTGCAGAAAACATCTCCCTCTGCCGCATCTCCTCCATCCCCGGTACGTCCCGGGTGGAGCCAGGGCCCAAGGTGCCAAGCAGCAACGCTGTGGACTTAAGGACCGCATTGAAGTCTGCCCCCATCATCATAACAGACCAAGGCATGGATCTCACGTCCTTGGCCACTGAGGCCAGGAAGTACTGCCTGACCCTGGACCATATCCCCAACCGGCAGTCCACAGCCATCCAGCCCTTGATCATCAACCTCaatgcccaggagcagcccaacgCCATCAtcgcagcagccagcactgccagcctggccaTCGCCTCTCCCATGATTCTCTCACAGTCCAAGCAACCCATGGTCTATGGAGACCCTTTCCAGAGCCGTGTGGATTTTGGGCAGGGGACCGGGAGCCCGGTGTGCTTGGCACAAGTGAAGCAGGTGGAGCAGGGTGTCCAGACAGCCACTGTCAGAGCCAGTGGGGTGGCCAGTGGCAAGCCCGAGCCCACTGCTGCCCCCCAGACCAAATTTGCAAGGTACGGCATGCCAGGCCAGATGGTGAAGAAGGACGTGCTCCTCACTCAGACCGGTGGGACACAGAATGCCAGCGGCCTCCCACAGTCCTTCCCACCAGAGCCAGGATCAGAGGTGTACCGCGCAGTGCCAGTAGAGCTGAAGAGCCAGAGCCCTCTCCTTGCCCTGGGCGGCAAGAAATCCCAGGTGATGATGGTGCAGATGGAGGAGGCAGCAACTGGCCCAGTGACCAAAGTGCTGAAGGAGGAGGTGCCAGCCAATGTCCTGGACCTCACAGGCATGAAGCCAGAAAGCCAGGTGGCCTGCTGTGACATGGTATACAAGTTCCCCTTTGGTGGCAGCTGCACGGGTGCTTTCAACCCCACCTCCAAGATGCCAGAGAAGAAAACCGGGGAGGCAGCAGTGATGCCTGGTCGGAAAGCTGGTGGACCAATGTATGGCAGCagagagccagagctgccagagacCTTCCCTTACCGGGAGCAGCCGGCCCCGGCACCCGCAATCTACGAGGAGCAGAAGTTTTACCCAGCCAGCGCCTTCGGACGACTCTACTCCTCCATGTCAGACACGAACCTCTCTGAAATCGGGATGAGCTACTACCACACAAAGGGGGATCAGTccttccctgccccagcaggtGATGCCGCTGTAGACCTCAGCACCATGAAGCACTCCTACAGTGTGGGCTTTGCCGAGGGGGGTTacctgggccaggggccacaGTATGGCTCTTTTTCTGACCTTCGCCAACCAGGAGAGCTGCTGAGTCACCCCTTCCCCATGCGGAGGTACAGCTCGGCCTCCAACATCTACTCCGACTACCGTTTCTCAAACCGGGGGGACCTGGCCAGCTTCCAGGAGTCCAGCCTGGCCCACTACAGTGCCACCACGGCACGTGAGATCAGCCGCATGTGTGCCGCCCTCAACTCCATGGACCAGTACGGGGGCCGGCATGCCAATGGCCCTGATGTGCTGCCTTACGGCCCCAGCACCGGgcaggggggcacaggggggctggcagctcagcagcagggcCCTGTAGCCCCCAAACCCAGTGGGATGTACAACCCCACCTTTCCTGAGGGACGACAGGGCTTCAGCAACCTGGCACAGTACAACATTCCTGGTGTCCGCCTGGGTGCCATCCGGCAAATGCTTCCTTCCACCGCAACCGTGCGGGCCGCTGATGGCATGATCTACTCCACCATCAACACCCCCATCGCCTCCACGCTGCCCATCACCACCCAGCCAGCCTCGGTGCTGCGGCCCATGCTGCGTGGGCTGTATAGACCCTATGGCCCAGGCGGTGTGGCAGCAGTCCCACTGACCAGCTTGGCCAGGCTGCCAGTTGTCACCCCCCGTGTCCCGCTTGCGGCACAAGGCCTCTACCGCTTCCCAGCCCCAAGCCGGCCGGCCCCAGCAGCCTCCATGATGGAGACACCTGTCTACCTGGGGAAGCCCGTCGCCAGCACAGCACCGGCAGCggtgggagctgctcctgctgccaaaGCACCTGCTGCCCCCGCTGCACCTGCCAGTGgcttgcagagagcagagccGCCACCAGCTGCCCCCCGTGCagaggcaccagcagcaccagcaccccCCAAGGAGGGTGGGCCAGTGGCCACAGCGCCCAAGCCATCACTGGATGGAGCTCAGCGGgaggagcgggagcgggaggaGGAGCGTCAGCGCAAGCAGCAGGAGCAcgtgctgcagctggagcgGGAGCGCGtggagctggagaagctgcGGCAGCTgcggctgcaggaggagctggagcgggAGCGTGCTGAGCTGCAGCGGCACCgggagaaggagcagctgctggtgcagcgggagctgcaggagctgcagtgcatcaagcagcaggtgctgcagcagcagcaggaggagcggcaTGCGCAGCTGGCACTGCAACGGGAGCAGCTCGCCCAGCAGCGCCTCCAGCTCGAGCACATccaccagctccagcaccagctgcagcagcagctggaggagcagaagCGGCAGAAGACCATCTTCCCCACTCCCGTGGAGCCCACTGCCCGCCCACCCGAGGGGCCTGCTGAGGCGCCGCGGGTGCTGCCACACAATGGGCAGGCATGGCCCCCGCCGGGCCAGACACCCCCAGAGGGCCCTGCCGGTCCCCGCTACCCCATGCCACAGCGGCCACTCAGCAGCTCAGCCTCAGACATGTCACTTCAAGTGGAGGAGTCCTGGGAGCCCGGCCGGGGCATCAAGAAGAGGAACTCGATGCCACGGCTGAGGGATGCCTACGAGAAGGAGACCTTTGCGGCACGGAAGATGGCAGACAGCAGCGTGCAGACAGATGAGGAGGACGGCGAGGAGCGGTTCATGCTGTCACGGCGGCGGCGGACGCGACGCAGCGCTGACTGCAGTGTGCAGACGGACGAGGAGGACAGCGGGGAGTGGGAGCAGCCCGTGCGCCGCCGGCGCTCCAGGGCTTCACGGCACGCTGAGGCCAGCACCGAGGGCAAGACGGACGGGGCAACCCGCACAGCCAGCGTGGGTATCCAGACCATCAGTGACTGCTCAGTGCAGACAGAGCCCGACCAGCTCCTTCGTGTGTCCCCCTCCATTCACATCACCACCCATGACCCCCGAGTGGAGATCGTGAAGTACATCTCAGCCCCAGAGAAGACGCAGCGTGGTGAAAGCCTGGCCTGCCAGACAGAGCCAGAGCCAGCTCCCCAACCTGGCGTTGTGGTCCCCCAGCTGACAGTGCCCACCACCATCCCACCCTACTCCACCAACCTCCAAATAGTGAGCACAGGCCCTCTGGACCCCCACACTGTCCGGCAGCAGACCCTGGGCAAGTTTGAGAAGAAGAAGCCAGATCCCCTGGAAATTGGTTACCAATCCCATCTGCCAGCCGAATCCCTCTCCCAGCTGGTAACCCGCCAGCCACCCCGCTCTCCCCAGGTCCTCTACTCACCCGTCTCTCCCTTGTCCCCCCATCGCCTCTTGGAGTCCTCCTTTGCCACCAGCGAGCGGCTGAACAAGGCCCACGTCCCCCCACAGAAGCACTTCACCACTGACTTAGCCCAGCGCCAGCAGACACTGCCACGCCCCATCAAGACCATGCAGCGCTCCCTGTCTGACCCCAAGCCCATCAGCCCCACCTCTGAGGAGGCCGGCAAGGACAGGTTCTCGCTCTACCaacaccccctgctccccagctcaCAG GTGGGGGGGCTGCAGTCAAGCTCACTGGCACGCAAGGTGAAGCGgacactgcccagcccaccACCTGAGGAGCCCCACGTCCCCCTGGCGAGCCCAGCCGCCTCCCAGCTCTACCTGAGCAGCCTGGCTCCCAAGGCCACCGCGCCTGTCACCAAGGCCAGCCTGCTGAAGGAGCTGGACCGCGACCTGAGGCTGGTGGAACATGAGGCCACCAAGCTGCGGAAGAAGCAGGCGGAGctggacgaggaggagaaggaaatcGATGCAAAGCTGAAGTACCTGGAGCTGGGCATCACTCAGCGCAAGGAGTCGCTGCTGAAGGATCGGGTCGGTGGGCGGGACCACCCCTACCTGCGCTACCCCGGGGATCGCCGCGACTACCTGTCAGACAGCGAGCTGCACAGCCTGCGCCTCGCCGCCTACGACAGCGCCGGCCTGCGTCCTGCCGGGCAGTACCCCGACTACaacgccgccgccgctgccgccgccgctgccgcagCCGCTGCCTCCTATGGCGCCTACCCGTACCCTGCCCCGCAGGGCCCCACCGCCTTCCCACCACCACGCCTCCAGCACCCCCAGTACCCCACAGCCAGCACCTCACAGGATGGCTTGCCGGCAGCTCCACTGCCCACCTTCACCTCGCCTGGTGGCTTCTCGGCCCCCGGTACCGCAtacccagagctgggcacgccagctcagccaggcttccagccccaaaacccctaCCAAGCCCCAAGCGCCTTCGCTGGGGCAGCCACCGTGCCGGCAGCACATCCCACCCTCTACCAGAGCCCAGCAGACATAGCTGGCGGGCACCAGAAGCCACGGCAAACCTCTctggctgacctagaacagaagATCCCCACCAACTACGAGGTCATCAGTGCAGCCACCAGCTCCTCTGCCGTACCTGATGTCACCCTCAGCACTGCACCGGCGAGCAGTGGCTATGAGCAGTACAAGGCACCTGAGACCCGGCCGGCTGAGAGAACCAGCACGGCACCGGGCCCCTCAGCCAGCTACTCTTCCGAGTCCCTCTACACCAGTCTGGAGCAGAACATCCCCCGTAACTATGTGATGATTGAGGACATCAGCGAGCTCACCAAGGAGAGTCCAGCAGTGGATGGGCAGAAAGCAGAGCCAGTGGGCACGAGCACTGATAGCCGTCACAGCAGAGAGAAGAGTGATCTAGGGGACACCGAGGGCTCCAGCCGTCCCTGCTGCTACACCAAAGCTGAGGAGGAGTCTGAGGAGGACATCTATGATCACCATGGCCCCGACCATCGTGGGAAGAACAGCTACTACCGGGGCACAGAAAGCAATGGCAGGGTGTCAGGGAGCTCCACCAGCTCGAGCTACTACTATGGGGACAGTGAGTACCGGCACTCCTCACGGATGGacaagcacagctctggcacgccACTACCGAAGCATTCATCCAAGAACCTGGCACCTGCTGTCATCTCCTCCAAGCGCAGCAAGCACAGGAAGCAGGGCATGGAGCAGAAGATCTCCAAGTTCTCCCCCATTGAAGAAGCCAAAGATGTAGAGTCAGACCTGGCCTCCTACTCAACAACCACCTCAATTGGCAGCAGCAATGTGGCCTCCAGGGCCAAGAAGCTTCAGGATGAGATTACCTATGGCCTGAAGAAGAACGTCTATGAGCAGCAAAAGTACTACGGTGTCTCCAGCCGGGATCTGGTGGACGAGGAAGAGCGGGTCTACTCTTCCAGCAGCAGAACCCGCTCCTCTGGCTATGGGGTGGAAAAGTCCTCCAGCCGGGAAATGGGCGGCCGGAGCAAGTCCTATGAGCGGGAGAGCATGGAGCGCTCCCAGAAAGTCACCTCCAAGCCCTCATCCCTCAGCATGAGCCAGAGCCGTGGGCGGGCGCCCATGCGCTCGCAGCCCTCAGAGGAGGAGAGCCCTGTCAGCCCTATGGGGAAGTCAGTGGGGGGGTCACGTACTGCAGGAGGGCCGGGCCCCCAGTCAGCAGGGGACCCCTGCTCCCAGTTCTGCTCCAGCCACTCGTTGCCTGATGTGCAAAAGCACACCAAAGACGTGCCAAGGAGTCACTCGTACAAGCACGAGGAGGGCTACGGCATGGATGATGCCCATTGCGTTGTCTCGGACAGCGAAG CCTATCATTTGGGTCAGGAGGAGACAGACTGGTTTGATAAGCCCAGGGAGGCGCGGGCAGAGAGGGTCAGGCACTACGGTGGCCATTCTTCCTCACAGAAGAGACCCCCAGTTAAGCACACCTACCACGATTATGACGAGCCCCCCGATGAAGACCCGTGGCAGCACGACGACTACCCCCAACACCGCGAGCACCGGCACCACAGGGAGTATGATCGCCATGCTGGCTCCTCCCGGCACGCCAGCGACGAGCCCCCACGCCGCTCCTCGAAGCAGCACCCACGAGAATCTGGCCGCCATGAGCCCCGTGGCCATGGGCCTTCAGCCGGCCCCAAGAAGGCGCAGCAACCCGAGTCCCGTGCACCTTACGGTCCCAGCTCCGCTGATTACGCCCCGTCATCCCGCCCCGCTGCTCACCACCATGGCACTGAGACCCCCAAGGCACAGAAACCTTCCCAGCCGCATGGGTCGGCCACGCCAGCACCGAAGCCGGAGCCCCTCActcacccacagcagccggcggccaggcagcagcaggcagggcagccgGCAGCGCGGCAGCAGCCGGCAGCACGCCAGGCTGCCCAGCCAGCAAGCTCGGCACAGCCTGACACCAGGGGCAGGACACAGGGACCCCCCTCATCCCGGCCaccgcagcagcagccagggccggcccaggcagcagggaaggcacCAGCCACACTCCATGCACAGCCGGGTGGACACCCAGCACCGGCG ACAAAAGTGGAGCCGACGGACACATCTAAACCTGCAGCAAAAGTGCCACAGCAGCCGGGGAGAGCACCgtcagcacagcccctgggagcagcag CAGACAGCAAGGCTGGTCCAAGGGCGGCCGGGCCACGTGGTCCCGCGGGCATGGCCACAGGGCAGCCTGGTGGGGAAGGAGAGAGCGTCTTCTCCAAAATCCTGCCAGGGGGGGCAGCGGAACAAGCAGGCAAACTGACTGAAG CGGTGTCAGCTTTCGGCAAGAAGTTCACTTCGTTCTGGTGA